The Pseudoalteromonas tunicata genome segment TATTACTGCAGCTCTTTCCCGCGCTAGAACTGGTGCGGGAAAGAGCTGCAGCAGCACCGTATTTACTGATTGATGAACCAACAGCCAGTCTTGATTTATTTCATCAATATCAAGTGATGAAAGTGGCAAAAAAAATGGCTAGCAAAGGTGCTGGCGTAGTTGTGGTATTACATGACTTATCGTTAGCTGCTAGTTTTGCTGATGTTATTTACGTGATGCAGCAAGGTCGAGTGGTTGCACAAGGTGCCCCGGCAGAGGTATTGCAGCCAGATATATTACAGTCGGTGTATCAGATTAGGGCGCATTTGCATCGGCCGAATCACTACTTCCCTCATTTACAAATCTCTACAGTTGTATAAAAGACAATAAACCTATTTTATTCCCCCTAAAATGAGGAGCAAAACCTGCTCCTTAGCTTTTTACTCCTCAGTCAGTTAACTAATAAAAATTAATGGAATGTAACAATATTATTTTGTTACAAACAGATTAATTGCATAAAAAACCTTCTTGATATAGGGTAGCAAATCAAAAAAATAATAAGGAATTTAGATGATTAGGGTTGAGAATCTAAAACGCAGTTATGGGGAAGGAGAATCGCAAGTGATGGCATTAAATAATGTATCACTTGAGATTAAAGAAAATGAATTCGTCGCGATAATGGGGTCTTCCGGCTCAGGAAAATCAACGTTAATGAATATTTTGGGTTGCCTTGATACTCCCAATTCAGGTGAATATTTTTTATCTAACCAAAGTATTAAACAAATTGATGATGAGTCACTGTCTAAAATCCGCAATCAAAAAATCGGCTTTGTTTTTCAAACCTTTCATTTATTAAGCCGTTTAACTGCCCTTCAAAACGTAACTTTACCTCTGCGTTATAGCCATGTGCCCGATGATGAAGCCAAAGAGCGAGGCCTTAACATGTTAGCAAAAGTGGGTTTAACACATCGCGCAGATCATCGACCCAATGAAATGTCGGGCGGTCAGCGCCAGCGTGTTGCCATTGCGCGAGCGTTAATTAATCGCCCAGCGGTTATTTTTGCTGATGAACCAACCGGGAATTTAGATAGTAAAACTTCTCATGAAATCATGTTGTTATTAAGTGAGCTTCATCAACAAGGGCAAACCATAGTGATGGTTACTCATGAAGAAGATATTGCTGCGTATGCCCAGCGCGTAATTCGAATGAAAGATGGTGTTGTTGTGGAGGATAGCCAATGCACACAACAATAAAACTGCTACTGATTGGTGCGCTTTGCCAAGTTTTTACAGCCGAGGCAACATTATTGGTGAGTGGAGAAATTAAAGCCAGTGATAACCAAAACTTTTATTCACCTAAAACCGACACTTGGCGTGTTGAAGTTAAATGGATGAAACCTGAAGGTGAAGTGGTAGCGCCAAATGATGTGGTGGTGGTATTTGATAGCGGCAACATTGCCAGCCAAATAGAGCAAACCAAAGTCACTTTATTTACTGCGCAAGAAGAATTACAGCGTATTAAAAATAACAATGGTCAAAGTGCGTTAGAAGGCGAATATGCCGTTAAGCGTAATGAGCTATTACTCGAAAAAGCACGGATTGACGCTTCAGTTCCTAAAAAGCAATTAAGTGCTTATGACTATGAAAAGTACCAATTAGAACTGGAAAAAGCAGCGATAGAGCTTAATAAGGCAAAACAAAATTTAGAAAAAATCATTACTAATAATGACGTTGCTTTAAAAAAGCAGCAGCTATTAATTGAGCAAACCGGTAATGAACTTGAGCGCAGTGAGCGACAGTTAGATTTAATGAGTTTAAAAGCCGAGCGTGCAGGTCCGGTGATTTATGGCCAGCACCCTTGGAATGGCGAAAAAGTATTTGTTGGCATGACAGCTCAACCGGGTTGGAAAATAGCCAACATCCCTTCATTAAGCGGACTGTACATAGAAGCGTGGATCCATGAGGTTGATTTTCATCAACTTAAGCTCGGCCAAGTGGCAGACCTTAAATTTGATGCCTTTCCTTCGCAAAGTTTTAAAGCTGAGTTAGTGAATATTTCTACTCAACCGGAAGAGCGAAAACCTTGGGGTGAAGATGCGTATTTTCGCACTGAATTTAAGTTTGCTAATAGCGAAAGTTTAAAGCTTATTCCGGGAATGAGTGCACAATTAGCGTTGCAAGGAGGACCGCATGATTAAGCCAATTTTATTATTAACTGGACTGGTATTTTTAACTGCTTGCCAAGAAACTGTATTAGAAAAAGCACCAGTAACTGCCAGTAAAAACCAAGTATTGGCAAGTGGTGAGCTTAAATCAGCTGAAAGTCACTTAATTGCTCCGCCTTCAATTCGGCGCATGTGGCAATACCCAATTAAGTTTATGGTGCCAGAAAACAGCCAAGTCAAAGCGGGTCAAGTGGTGATTAAGTTTGATGATAAACAAATTCAAGACTCCTTAATTGATAAGCAAGGTGAACTTGAACGCGCCCAAAAATCGCTCGAAAACTTACAGCAGCAAGAGCAAAAAACTGAACAAGAACTGATTTTAGCTGTTGCTGAAAAACAAATGCAGTTTGATAAAACCAAACGAAAAGCTGAAATTATTGATCAATCACGTTCAGAAAATGACCGTAAAAAAGCACAAATTGACTTTACCATTGCACAAAATGACTTGTTTTTAGCAAAACAGAAATTAACGTTTCAACTAGAAACCCGTGAATTGAATTTAAAAATGAGCCAAGGCAAGGTCGCGCGATTGCAAAATGAAGTCGCTGATTTAGAAGCTGACGTTGAAAAACTAAAAGTGAAAGCGCCAATAGATGGCGTCGTCATTTATCAAACCAATTACGAAGGTGAAAAATCCTCAGTGGGTGAATCAGTACAATTTGGCCAGGCTGTACTTGCTGTAGCAGTGCTCGATCAAATGCATGTCTTGGCACAAATTGATGAACCAGACAGTGGTAAAATTAAAATTGGCCAAGCAGTGAAAGTGACTCTCGATGGTAGCAGCGCTCAGGTGGTAAATGGCAAAATACAAAGCTTAGGGGGCGTTTTTCGAGAAAAATCTTGGCAAGATAAACGCCGAATTATCGATGCAATGATTTCTCTTGATACGGTTGACACTGCTGTAATGCGCCCTGGAATGTCGGCGCGGATTGAGGTTGATATTGCAACCCCTGTTATTGCAGCAAAAACAGAGGAGCGCACACTATGAGATCACTCATTTTACTTTGCCCGTTACTCTTAGCTGGTTGTAGCTCAGAATCAACAATTGAAAATCCATTAAATTATCAGGTTAAAACCATGGATTTTGAGACCTTAGTGCCTGCCAAAGGCTACTTAGCGGCAGCGACTGCAACAGCAGTTAATAGTCCGGTAGGTAGTCGCGGCCCACAAACATTAGCATGGCTTGCACCTGAATATTCAGTGGTAAAAAAAGGTGATGTGATTGTGCGATTTGAAGGCGAGCGTTTAGAGCGGGAGCGTCAAGATCTTAATAACCAATTGGCAATCACTAATGAAGATATTTTAGGTAAAAAAACTGATTTAACCGCCGAAAAAGCAGTACTTGGTTACGATCTTTCGTCAGTTGCACAAGAAAAAGAGTTTTCGCAAAACTATAATATCGATGATGAGCGTATTCGCTCAAAATTAGACATTATAGATTCAGCCCAAAATACTGAGTTTTTAATCGCAAAAGAGCAGTTTTTAGGTTGGAAAAATGAGCGCTTCTCTAATTCATCTGCAGGTGAAATGGCGCTATTAAATATGCAAGAGCAGCAACAGCAACAAAAAATCGGTCTAGTAACCAATAACTTGTCTCAACTTGAAGTGACAGCACCTCATGATGGTTTATTAACTTATCAGGCGGATTGGCGCGGCGAAAAACCAAAGGCGGGGCAAACGTTGTGGCCTGGTGAAAAAATTGCCGAATTACCCGATACCAGTGTCATGGAGTTAAAGTTATTTGTTTCTGAGCGAGAGGCGATTGACTTAGCCGTTGGACAAACGGTGACTTTTAAGCTTAATGCCAATGCAGAGCAGCAATTTAGTGGCGTTATCAGCGACGTTGCGCCTTTTCCGCAAAGTATTAAGCGAGGTGATCCGCAAAAGTTTTATCAACTTAAAGCCTCTGTTGCGCATAACGATGCTGCATTTTTACCTGGGCTCAAACTTACCGCGAGTATTGCAGTGCATAACAGCCAACCATTGTTGGCAATCCCAATTCAAGCGGTTTTTAAAGAGCAAAATGCAGATTTTGTTTATGTTTATCAACAAGGGAAATATCAAAAAACACCGGTAGTATTGGGTAAACGTAGCATTAGTCATGTTGAAGTAATTAGCGGTTTAACTGAGCAAAACATTGTTTCGTTAGTTGACCAAGCGGGAGTTTAAGATGAATTTTATAACTTTATTTTATGATACTGCCGCAGAACTTGCGCAGCATAAGTTACGTACTTTTTTAACTTTGCTTGGGATGATTTTTGGTGTCGGTGCCGTAATCGCGATGCTCAATATTGGCAAAGGGGCTGAGCAAGAAGCGTTAAAAATGATTGATTCGATGGGGTTATACAACGTAATCATCAATGCCAAAGAGTTCGATAAAAAAGAGCTGGTTGAACAACGAAAACATTCTGCTGGGCTTGCGATTCGAGATGGTGAGGTGAGTGTAGCGGCATTGCCCTTTGTCACGGACTTTAGCGCTCAAAAGAAAGTAGAGACGTATCATATCTTTAGTGAGTTTGGCAGTAGTGATGGTAAAGCTGTGGGTGTCAGCCCTAATTACTTTCAATTAGCACATTTTCAATTGGCGCAAGGTCGGCTGCTACAAGCCAGTGATAATGCCAGCTTTAAACAAGTGGTATTGTTAGGTGCTAATACAGCCAAGCAGCTTTTTCCTTTGGGTGATGCATTAACGCAAACGATTAAAATCAATCATTTATGGTTTGAGGTTGTCGGTGTATTGGCTGATCCTTACTTAGGTAAAAATGAATTTCAGGGAATTAAGCTTGGT includes the following:
- a CDS encoding ABC transporter ATP-binding protein, with product MIRVENLKRSYGEGESQVMALNNVSLEIKENEFVAIMGSSGSGKSTLMNILGCLDTPNSGEYFLSNQSIKQIDDESLSKIRNQKIGFVFQTFHLLSRLTALQNVTLPLRYSHVPDDEAKERGLNMLAKVGLTHRADHRPNEMSGGQRQRVAIARALINRPAVIFADEPTGNLDSKTSHEIMLLLSELHQQGQTIVMVTHEEDIAAYAQRVIRMKDGVVVEDSQCTQQ
- a CDS encoding HlyD family secretion protein, giving the protein MIKPILLLTGLVFLTACQETVLEKAPVTASKNQVLASGELKSAESHLIAPPSIRRMWQYPIKFMVPENSQVKAGQVVIKFDDKQIQDSLIDKQGELERAQKSLENLQQQEQKTEQELILAVAEKQMQFDKTKRKAEIIDQSRSENDRKKAQIDFTIAQNDLFLAKQKLTFQLETRELNLKMSQGKVARLQNEVADLEADVEKLKVKAPIDGVVIYQTNYEGEKSSVGESVQFGQAVLAVAVLDQMHVLAQIDEPDSGKIKIGQAVKVTLDGSSAQVVNGKIQSLGGVFREKSWQDKRRIIDAMISLDTVDTAVMRPGMSARIEVDIATPVIAAKTEERTL
- a CDS encoding efflux RND transporter periplasmic adaptor subunit, coding for MRSLILLCPLLLAGCSSESTIENPLNYQVKTMDFETLVPAKGYLAAATATAVNSPVGSRGPQTLAWLAPEYSVVKKGDVIVRFEGERLERERQDLNNQLAITNEDILGKKTDLTAEKAVLGYDLSSVAQEKEFSQNYNIDDERIRSKLDIIDSAQNTEFLIAKEQFLGWKNERFSNSSAGEMALLNMQEQQQQQKIGLVTNNLSQLEVTAPHDGLLTYQADWRGEKPKAGQTLWPGEKIAELPDTSVMELKLFVSEREAIDLAVGQTVTFKLNANAEQQFSGVISDVAPFPQSIKRGDPQKFYQLKASVAHNDAAFLPGLKLTASIAVHNSQPLLAIPIQAVFKEQNADFVYVYQQGKYQKTPVVLGKRSISHVEVISGLTEQNIVSLVDQAGV
- a CDS encoding ABC transporter permease; protein product: MNFITLFYDTAAELAQHKLRTFLTLLGMIFGVGAVIAMLNIGKGAEQEALKMIDSMGLYNVIINAKEFDKKELVEQRKHSAGLAIRDGEVSVAALPFVTDFSAQKKVETYHIFSEFGSSDGKAVGVSPNYFQLAHFQLAQGRLLQASDNASFKQVVLLGANTAKQLFPLGDALTQTIKINHLWFEVVGVLADPYLGKNEFQGIKLGTEQDQVFIPLKTAMHRFASTEMASEISSLTLALNKTVDSVVAAQAIEQLFKRRHNEIEDYELVIPAALLAQQKQTQQIFNIVMSCVAGISLLVGGIGIMNIMLATVLERTKEIGLLRAIGATEKDIRIQFIAESFTISILGGLLGVVFGILLSELIAIYSQWAVMWSISAILLSFSICAAIGLIFGVYPAIKASQLDPITALQSD
- a CDS encoding HlyD family secretion protein, yielding MHTTIKLLLIGALCQVFTAEATLLVSGEIKASDNQNFYSPKTDTWRVEVKWMKPEGEVVAPNDVVVVFDSGNIASQIEQTKVTLFTAQEELQRIKNNNGQSALEGEYAVKRNELLLEKARIDASVPKKQLSAYDYEKYQLELEKAAIELNKAKQNLEKIITNNDVALKKQQLLIEQTGNELERSERQLDLMSLKAERAGPVIYGQHPWNGEKVFVGMTAQPGWKIANIPSLSGLYIEAWIHEVDFHQLKLGQVADLKFDAFPSQSFKAELVNISTQPEERKPWGEDAYFRTEFKFANSESLKLIPGMSAQLALQGGPHD